In a single window of the Niabella ginsenosidivorans genome:
- a CDS encoding alpha/beta hydrolase: MQRFTADLFIQKHQLLTTTGFAIPFIFNNYFYKNPLQMKPLPVLLFFLLLFKTAVLNAQQEYKNLPYKRSENGNALMLDLFLPEPTAAGKKFPVVLIIHGGAWVEGDRSLETFYYTQQLKKQLNKTGIAVVSIDYTLLSKTIHLPVPIADCKDAVRWVRAHAEQYGFDPENIGLWGGSAGGHLALLTAYTDDTKWPGSPQLASFSARTNYVIDFFGPTDLNALLKPDAGWFTVLLAKIFIPKLLPYREKLAYALTGYSIDPDKQKVMQTAGLYTPLKYITAATVPTFIFHGTKDRVVPLRQSRKLHRMLDANKVSNGLIIVKKGDHGFNNIPKEKTDALVEKTVTCITGQARE, encoded by the coding sequence ATGCAGCGTTTTACTGCTGATTTATTTATTCAGAAACATCAGCTATTAACCACAACCGGCTTTGCCATCCCTTTCATTTTTAATAATTATTTTTATAAAAACCCTTTGCAAATGAAGCCCCTGCCTGTTTTATTGTTTTTCCTCCTTTTATTCAAAACCGCAGTATTAAACGCCCAGCAGGAATATAAAAACCTCCCTTATAAACGATCGGAGAATGGAAACGCTTTAATGCTGGATCTTTTTCTTCCGGAACCAACAGCAGCCGGCAAAAAATTTCCGGTGGTACTGATCATACATGGCGGGGCCTGGGTGGAGGGCGACCGGTCGCTTGAAACCTTTTATTATACACAACAGCTAAAAAAGCAACTGAATAAAACCGGGATTGCCGTTGTCAGTATCGATTATACCCTGCTTAGTAAAACCATACACCTGCCGGTACCCATTGCAGATTGTAAAGATGCCGTGCGCTGGGTACGGGCGCATGCGGAGCAATATGGCTTTGACCCCGAAAACATCGGGCTTTGGGGTGGTTCTGCCGGCGGCCATCTTGCCTTGCTGACCGCCTACACCGATGATACAAAATGGCCGGGAAGCCCTCAGCTGGCCTCCTTTTCAGCCAGAACAAATTATGTGATTGACTTTTTTGGCCCTACTGACCTGAATGCACTTTTAAAGCCGGATGCCGGCTGGTTTACCGTGCTGCTGGCCAAAATATTTATTCCCAAACTATTACCCTACAGGGAAAAGCTGGCCTATGCGCTTACCGGTTATTCTATTGATCCGGACAAACAAAAAGTTATGCAAACAGCCGGCCTGTACACTCCTCTGAAATATATAACAGCCGCTACGGTTCCTACATTTATATTTCATGGCACAAAGGACAGGGTGGTGCCCCTGCGCCAGTCCCGGAAGCTGCACCGGATGCTGGATGCCAATAAGGTTAGCAACGGGCTGATCATTGTTAAAAAAGGGGATCACGGCTTTAACAATATTCCTAAAGAAAAAACAGACGCCCTGGTAGAAAAGACCGTTACCTGTATTACCGGCCAGGCCCGGGAATAA
- a CDS encoding MFS transporter: protein MKQASEAGLLRKVIGASSLGTMIEWYDFYIFGMLAKTISTEFFPEGNSTAALLSTLAIFAAGFIVRPFGALFFGRLGDLLGRKSTFLLTLVLMGGSTFLIGLVPGYRSIGIAAPLIVLLLRLLQGLALGGEYGGAATYVAEHAPAGKRGFYTSWIQTTATLGLFLALGVIMLVKMNLPDEQFNAEWGGWRYPFWFSILLVIVSVYIRLKMQESPLFAKLKSEGKVVKNPLKESFRKRDNFKMVLLALFGAAMGQGVIWYTGQFYAQSFLETKVALNFEQSRSVLLWAILFATPFFIFFGWLSDKAGRKWIMLLGMLLGVLTYRPIFNALLENAKTEQASEGNRVLSGTKKQSKLLAGTADSLITVTRHFELAGGIQYVQEQTDTLRSATTSITEGKPVIKDKVLPKNLYWKYVGLVFLLILYVTMVYGPIAAFLVELFPVHIRYTSMSLPYHIGNGVFGGLVPFIGVLLQTTFTEDPLVGLWYPIGIAALSFIIGAVYLRNRTPAS from the coding sequence ATGAAACAAGCAAGTGAAGCAGGTTTGCTTCGAAAAGTAATTGGCGCTTCTTCCCTGGGAACCATGATCGAATGGTACGACTTTTACATTTTTGGAATGCTTGCCAAAACCATATCCACTGAATTCTTTCCGGAGGGGAACAGTACGGCGGCATTACTGAGTACCCTGGCTATTTTTGCAGCCGGTTTTATTGTACGCCCTTTTGGCGCTTTGTTTTTTGGAAGGCTGGGCGACCTGCTGGGGAGAAAATCGACCTTTCTTTTAACATTGGTGCTGATGGGCGGATCTACTTTCCTGATAGGGCTGGTACCGGGCTACCGGTCCATAGGCATTGCCGCGCCGCTGATCGTTCTGTTGCTGCGGTTGTTACAGGGCCTGGCATTAGGAGGCGAATATGGCGGTGCTGCCACTTATGTGGCGGAACATGCACCTGCCGGTAAAAGAGGTTTTTATACCAGTTGGATACAAACCACGGCCACACTGGGTTTGTTCCTGGCGCTGGGAGTAATTATGCTGGTAAAAATGAACCTGCCGGATGAACAATTCAATGCGGAATGGGGCGGCTGGCGATACCCGTTCTGGTTCTCCATCCTTTTGGTGATCGTATCGGTATACATCCGTTTGAAGATGCAGGAATCACCATTGTTCGCTAAACTGAAAAGCGAAGGAAAAGTAGTAAAGAACCCTCTAAAGGAAAGTTTTCGTAAGAGGGACAATTTCAAAATGGTGCTGCTGGCATTATTTGGCGCGGCCATGGGCCAGGGGGTGATCTGGTACACCGGACAGTTTTATGCACAAAGTTTTCTGGAAACCAAGGTGGCATTGAATTTTGAACAAAGCCGTTCTGTTTTACTATGGGCCATTTTATTTGCTACCCCGTTTTTTATCTTTTTTGGCTGGCTGAGCGATAAGGCAGGGCGCAAATGGATCATGCTCCTGGGAATGCTCCTGGGCGTGCTTACCTATCGTCCGATCTTTAATGCGCTGCTTGAAAACGCAAAGACCGAACAGGCATCCGAAGGAAACCGTGTCTTATCCGGCACCAAAAAACAGTCAAAATTACTGGCAGGTACTGCTGATTCGCTCATCACCGTCACCCGGCATTTTGAACTCGCAGGCGGTATACAATACGTACAGGAACAAACTGACACCTTGCGCTCTGCTACCACCAGCATTACCGAAGGAAAGCCGGTTATCAAAGACAAGGTATTGCCTAAAAACCTTTACTGGAAATACGTGGGCCTTGTATTTCTTTTGATCTTATATGTAACCATGGTATACGGCCCAATTGCCGCTTTCCTGGTGGAATTGTTTCCTGTGCATATACGCTATACCTCTATGTCGCTTCCCTATCATATCGGCAATGGCGTATTTGGCGGGCTGGTGCCTTTTATCGGGGTACTGCTTCAGACAACTTTTACAGAAGACCCCCTGGTGGGCCTCTGGTATCCTATCGGAATAGCAGCGTTAAGCTTTATAATCGGAGCCGTGTACCTCCGCAACCGTACACCGGCTTCCTGA
- a CDS encoding multiheme c-type cytochrome has product MKIITVLLVLLSFSVCMLKCTNKYARTQDARGPQYAGAASCVQCHKNITDHYTHTNHFNTSSKVDFEKFKQLITALNDTVHFPNGQLVKLEAVHNKLAQSYILKGQQVNSETMDIAFGSGEKAWTFGYWKDEALYELPLTYLTELKRWTNSPGLRANQPDYARLIVSRCMECHSSYAYAEKSLEQGMRYTEKIDPATIIYGIDCERCHGPAAQHVAFHTEHPGVRTAKYMVPIKSLSRQQQLDLCATCHSGDPVELRTIFAFKPGDTLSHYYMYYPGAAANPDAHGMQMQSLMQSKCFLQSNLTCMNCHDTHMNERNSREVFVQRCMSCHQQSAHAVTMRQANNYCINCHMPLQASKSLNFGNSAERSDIQYRLRTHHIAIYPASKTQ; this is encoded by the coding sequence TTGAAAATAATTACTGTACTTCTTGTATTGCTGAGCTTTTCTGTTTGTATGCTGAAATGCACCAACAAATATGCACGCACCCAGGATGCAAGAGGCCCGCAATATGCAGGTGCTGCCAGTTGTGTGCAATGTCATAAGAATATTACGGATCATTATACGCATACCAACCACTTTAACACCTCCTCAAAAGTGGATTTTGAAAAATTTAAACAACTGATCACTGCTTTAAATGATACGGTTCATTTTCCGAACGGTCAGCTGGTAAAGCTGGAGGCTGTTCATAATAAGCTGGCCCAGTCCTATATTTTAAAAGGGCAGCAGGTAAACAGTGAAACCATGGATATTGCTTTTGGCTCCGGTGAAAAGGCCTGGACCTTTGGCTACTGGAAAGACGAAGCCCTGTATGAGCTGCCCCTTACCTATTTAACGGAACTAAAACGGTGGACGAACAGCCCGGGCCTTCGGGCAAATCAGCCTGATTATGCGCGCCTGATCGTTAGCCGCTGTATGGAGTGCCACAGCTCCTACGCCTATGCTGAAAAAAGCCTGGAGCAGGGCATGCGGTATACCGAAAAAATAGACCCCGCCACCATTATATATGGTATTGACTGTGAGCGCTGCCATGGCCCGGCAGCGCAGCATGTAGCATTCCATACGGAGCACCCCGGGGTAAGGACGGCGAAATATATGGTACCCATAAAATCGCTGAGCCGGCAGCAACAGTTAGACCTGTGCGCTACCTGCCACTCCGGTGATCCTGTAGAACTGCGGACGATATTTGCCTTTAAACCGGGCGATACCTTGTCGCACTATTACATGTACTACCCCGGCGCGGCCGCCAACCCGGATGCGCATGGCATGCAAATGCAATCATTGATGCAAAGCAAGTGTTTCCTGCAAAGCAACCTTACCTGCATGAACTGTCATGATACGCATATGAATGAACGCAACAGCAGGGAGGTTTTTGTGCAGCGCTGTATGAGCTGCCACCAGCAATCTGCCCATGCCGTTACCATGCGGCAGGCAAATAACTACTGCATTAACTGCCACATGCCGCTACAGGCCTCCAAAAGCCTGAACTTTGGCAACAGCGCCGAACGGAGCGATATTCAATACCGTTTAAGAACACACCATATTGCTATATACCCGGCATCAAAAACACAATAG
- a CDS encoding DUF6814 family protein — protein sequence MNAIKRILGIVWLLSGPLIIYFLLMGAVHNIDSNGEKDINNPVIWIIIIAIFFPIAIGLMIFGWYALKGVYNDTATSSVDQQ from the coding sequence ATGAATGCAATAAAAAGAATATTAGGCATCGTTTGGCTGTTATCAGGCCCGCTCATCATTTATTTCCTGCTGATGGGCGCGGTTCATAATATTGATAGCAACGGGGAAAAAGACATTAATAACCCGGTGATCTGGATCATTATTATCGCCATATTTTTCCCCATAGCTATTGGGTTGATGATCTTTGGATGGTATGCCTTAAAAGGGGTGTATAATGATACAGCAACCTCATCAGTTGATCAGCAGTGA
- the acs gene encoding acetate--CoA ligase, which produces MSYPFQIKTIEQYHEAYKRSINDPEGFWSDVADAFEWKKKQPFSSRVLEWNFTEPRIKWFEGARLNITENALDRHLKTNGDTAALIWEPNDPNEKTRTLSYKVLHRKVCEFAQVLRNNGVKKGDRVCIYMGMIPELAIAVLACARIGAIHSVIFGGFSAQSIADRLDDAGAEYIITCDGAYRGGKDIPLKSVIDDALIGNKTVKRVIVHTRTRTPVSMIKGRDVWWRDEVDDVIETMNDEVLNIPAAEMDAEDPLFILYTSGSTGKPKGVVHTCAGYMLWTAYTFVNVFQYQPGDVFFCTADIGWITGHSYIVYGPLLAGATCLMFEGIPTWPDAGRFWDIVDKHKVNILYTAPTAIRSLMSYGLEPLKGKNLSSLKVLGSVGEPINEEAWHWYDEHIGKKKCPIVDTWWQTETGGILISNLAGVTPARPSWATLPLPGVQPLLVDEKGEEVTEFTDVAMSGNLCMRAPWPGILRTTWGDHERCRQTYFSAYKDLYFTGDGAWKDEEGNYKITGRVDDVLNVSGHRLGTAEVENAINMHASVIESAVVGYPHDVKGQGVYAYVVLDEKRHKEDDDLTRKDILATVSRIIGPIAKPDKIQFVRNLPKTRSGKIMRRILRKVAEGELNNLGDTTTLLDPAVVDEIKEGRL; this is translated from the coding sequence ATGTCATATCCCTTTCAGATTAAAACGATAGAGCAGTACCATGAAGCGTATAAAAGAAGCATTAATGACCCGGAAGGTTTCTGGTCAGATGTGGCCGATGCTTTTGAGTGGAAAAAGAAGCAGCCCTTTAGCAGCCGGGTGCTGGAATGGAATTTTACCGAGCCCAGAATAAAATGGTTTGAAGGGGCCAGGCTGAATATAACCGAAAATGCGCTGGACCGGCATTTAAAAACAAACGGAGATACCGCGGCGCTTATCTGGGAGCCGAATGATCCCAATGAAAAAACAAGGACCCTTTCTTATAAGGTGCTGCATCGGAAGGTATGCGAGTTTGCGCAGGTGCTCAGGAACAACGGTGTAAAAAAAGGCGACCGTGTTTGTATTTATATGGGAATGATTCCGGAGCTGGCCATTGCCGTGCTGGCCTGCGCACGTATTGGCGCCATTCATTCTGTTATCTTCGGCGGGTTTTCTGCGCAAAGCATTGCCGACCGCCTGGATGATGCGGGTGCGGAGTATATTATTACCTGCGATGGGGCCTACCGCGGCGGAAAAGACATCCCCTTAAAATCAGTGATTGATGATGCGCTGATCGGCAATAAAACGGTAAAGCGGGTTATTGTGCATACCCGTACCCGCACCCCGGTAAGCATGATCAAAGGGCGTGATGTTTGGTGGCGGGATGAGGTGGATGATGTTATTGAAACGATGAACGATGAGGTGCTGAACATTCCGGCAGCCGAGATGGATGCAGAAGACCCGCTGTTCATACTATATACCTCCGGCAGCACCGGTAAGCCCAAAGGCGTGGTGCATACCTGTGCCGGCTATATGCTGTGGACGGCCTATACCTTTGTAAACGTATTTCAATATCAGCCGGGCGATGTGTTTTTCTGTACGGCGGATATCGGCTGGATCACCGGCCACAGCTATATTGTATATGGTCCTTTGCTGGCAGGAGCTACCTGCCTTATGTTTGAGGGAATCCCTACCTGGCCGGATGCCGGTCGTTTCTGGGATATTGTAGACAAGCACAAGGTGAATATTTTATATACTGCGCCTACAGCCATCCGCTCTTTAATGAGCTATGGGCTGGAGCCGCTGAAAGGCAAGAACCTCTCTTCATTAAAAGTGCTGGGCAGCGTGGGAGAGCCTATTAATGAAGAAGCATGGCATTGGTATGATGAGCACATCGGTAAAAAGAAATGCCCTATAGTAGATACCTGGTGGCAGACAGAAACAGGAGGCATTCTTATTTCAAATCTTGCTGGTGTTACCCCTGCAAGGCCCAGTTGGGCCACACTGCCCTTACCGGGCGTGCAACCCCTGCTGGTGGATGAAAAGGGAGAGGAGGTCACTGAATTTACAGATGTGGCCATGAGCGGTAATCTGTGCATGCGGGCACCATGGCCCGGTATCTTAAGAACCACCTGGGGCGATCATGAGCGCTGCCGGCAAACTTATTTCAGCGCGTATAAGGATCTTTATTTTACAGGCGACGGCGCCTGGAAAGATGAGGAGGGCAATTATAAAATAACCGGCCGTGTGGATGATGTGCTGAACGTAAGCGGTCATCGCCTGGGAACAGCCGAAGTAGAAAATGCTATTAACATGCACGCCAGTGTTATTGAAAGCGCTGTGGTAGGCTACCCGCATGATGTAAAGGGCCAGGGCGTATATGCTTATGTGGTACTGGATGAAAAAAGGCATAAAGAAGATGATGATCTTACAAGAAAAGATATACTGGCCACGGTAAGCCGGATCATTGGACCTATTGCCAAACCGGATAAGATACAGTTTGTAAGGAACCTTCCCAAAACAAGAAGTGGTAAAATTATGCGCCGCATATTACGAAAGGTGGCTGAAGGAGAGCTGAATAACCTGGGCGATACGACCACCCTGCTGGACCCTGCTGTGGTGGATGAAATTAAGGAAGGCCGCCTGTGA
- a CDS encoding heparin lyase I family protein, with protein MKRITTCLLGIACAIALSQCKKESTTELRKATDEQSIASANGTLGALSLLFDGDASLGSANVWKDINIEGAGTVTTINDETGTLCWKFLKPSGSHRTEGHGAKNYQAAAGDEIYIGWTSKLYMPLTLKTDAVFQWKSYPTGTAANHPIMLRTRSGNLELQYFDSSHVAYVPWSIPLSTSTWQQFVLRMNLSYSAATGYIELWYNGVKQTFSNGSQRYYCRTMDADYCDPKWGVYGGDDAQATHIVKGIRIGTSYADVAQ; from the coding sequence ATGAAAAGAATCACGACCTGTCTTTTAGGCATTGCCTGTGCTATTGCCCTGTCTCAATGTAAAAAGGAATCAACGACTGAACTCCGGAAGGCAACTGATGAACAATCTATTGCATCTGCAAACGGAACGTTAGGGGCCCTCTCCCTGCTGTTTGATGGAGATGCGTCGCTGGGTTCGGCCAATGTATGGAAGGATATCAATATAGAAGGTGCCGGTACGGTAACAACGATCAACGATGAAACGGGCACCCTGTGCTGGAAATTTTTAAAACCCTCCGGCAGCCATCGTACTGAAGGGCATGGCGCCAAAAATTACCAGGCGGCAGCCGGGGATGAAATATACATTGGCTGGACGAGCAAACTTTATATGCCTTTAACGTTAAAGACCGATGCGGTGTTCCAATGGAAATCCTATCCTACCGGTACTGCTGCCAATCATCCGATTATGCTGCGCACCAGGAGCGGTAATTTAGAGCTGCAATATTTTGATAGCAGTCATGTGGCTTACGTGCCCTGGTCTATACCATTATCAACCAGCACCTGGCAGCAGTTTGTGCTTCGTATGAATTTATCCTACAGTGCTGCCACCGGGTACATAGAGCTTTGGTATAACGGCGTAAAGCAAACATTTTCCAACGGCAGCCAGCGTTATTATTGCCGCACGATGGATGCGGACTACTGCGATCCTAAATGGGGCGTATACGGGGGAGATGATGCACAGGCAACGCATATTGTTAAAGGCATCCGCATTGGTACCAGCTATGCAGATGTGGCGCAGTAA
- a CDS encoding RNA polymerase sigma factor — translation MSEFDQAFFESVFYKCYDRLYAGFLKKTRSETIATELTQLTFIKFWEYRSSYTFELPPELQLNRKAKQVFIDWLRKEAYQRKLAAALREHSFSQQSESKFELNHTLQAALDRLPPTRRKVFSLAYIEGFSHKEIAGLLGISVKTVDAHVLKALHQLRKILAFYAVLCVISQ, via the coding sequence ATGAGTGAATTTGATCAAGCTTTTTTTGAATCTGTATTTTATAAGTGCTATGACAGGCTGTATGCCGGCTTTTTAAAAAAAACCCGGTCTGAAACTATTGCAACAGAGCTTACACAACTTACTTTTATAAAGTTTTGGGAATATCGTTCCTCTTATACATTTGAGCTGCCACCCGAATTGCAGCTCAACCGTAAAGCAAAACAGGTATTTATTGACTGGCTGAGGAAGGAAGCTTATCAGCGTAAACTGGCTGCAGCTCTTCGGGAACATTCATTTTCGCAGCAGTCGGAAAGCAAATTTGAATTAAACCATACACTACAGGCAGCACTAGACCGTTTGCCTCCCACACGCCGGAAAGTATTTTCCTTGGCGTATATAGAAGGCTTTTCCCATAAGGAAATTGCCGGATTATTGGGTATTTCGGTAAAAACTGTTGATGCTCACGTGCTTAAAGCCCTGCATCAGTTGCGTAAAATATTGGCTTTTTATGCTGTTTTATGCGTAATAAGCCAATAA
- a CDS encoding FecR family protein — protein MSNRSGYAEAEEVYAWLTANPGELDKIILTEDLQAEELVYTPDKVKKAALDRALGRSIARSVPIRRWLAAASVIGLMLALVWLFRGGKKEQGTVMASAITVRNNTGAIMDYLLPDSSRLSLNPGATIVFENDFSINRLVMLTKGDVYFRVKKDAFHPFRVLANGISTTAVGTQFWVQQLTPYRVNVSLTEGRVMIRAADHYFKMDTVFLVPGQNCTIDKTTGLVSVWTSEAKSHPQDIKAPSGKQGIVQKRSAIVWTNLEIQLSDAELVNVFSKLENRYNVKIIVPDTSIYHATITGKIFYNDSLDVLIAAICELNQLSYEKSNDTIFLKRKP, from the coding sequence TTGTCTAACAGAAGCGGCTATGCTGAGGCGGAGGAGGTATATGCCTGGCTGACAGCCAATCCCGGGGAGCTGGATAAGATAATATTGACAGAAGATCTTCAGGCGGAGGAGTTGGTCTATACACCGGACAAAGTTAAAAAGGCAGCACTGGACCGGGCATTAGGCAGAAGCATTGCCAGGAGTGTGCCTATCCGGCGCTGGCTTGCAGCTGCATCGGTAATCGGCCTGATGCTGGCATTGGTGTGGCTATTCCGGGGCGGCAAAAAGGAACAGGGTACAGTTATGGCCTCTGCAATAACGGTAAGAAATAATACCGGTGCAATAATGGATTATCTGTTGCCGGACAGCTCCCGGTTGTCACTGAATCCCGGAGCCACTATTGTTTTTGAAAATGATTTTTCGATTAACAGGTTAGTAATGTTAACAAAAGGCGATGTGTATTTCCGGGTAAAAAAGGATGCCTTCCATCCCTTCCGCGTACTTGCAAATGGTATCAGTACTACAGCGGTTGGTACCCAGTTTTGGGTACAGCAGCTTACCCCTTACCGTGTGAACGTTTCATTAACGGAAGGCAGGGTAATGATCCGGGCTGCGGATCATTACTTTAAAATGGATACGGTTTTCCTGGTGCCCGGGCAGAATTGTACCATAGATAAAACAACGGGATTGGTAAGCGTATGGACCAGTGAGGCTAAAAGCCATCCACAGGACATAAAAGCTCCTTCCGGAAAACAGGGTATTGTTCAGAAAAGGAGTGCCATCGTGTGGACCAACCTTGAGATACAGCTTTCTGATGCGGAGCTGGTAAATGTCTTTTCAAAGCTGGAGAATCGGTATAACGTAAAAATAATAGTACCGGATACCAGTATATACCATGCAACCATTACGGGAAAAATATTTTATAATGATTCGCTGGATGTGCTCATTGCAGCTATTTGCGAGCTTAATCAATTGTCATATGAAAAAAGTAACGATACGATCTTCTTAAAAAGAAAACCATAA
- a CDS encoding tetratricopeptide repeat protein, whose translation MKKLLQSAADNLYSDSAKTIRYCKEAIHLSNRLHYAYGAMRGYIYLGDVYYQSSRYGDSYAAFMTAKKIGDASADKRGFSYFYNDLGLFYNSIQEYDSALNSFHNSLAYIPDTSAKGLSEAFLNIGVTYGGAGDIGRAATYLNKALQIAQEKHMDQNLAFIYMNLGNAYADARHPQLQRATDYFKQALTAAGKTGNTYVQSIAYASLGDICNRQGQFDQALAYSRQAMDITRKAGFASLQMYSQFGYCEILTKMHRFEASDSALKNIAKTFYLTLNDRKQYLKSYIDLYKEWGNYKKALELSDQLKKVTDSIAEMTNKRNMDILDARFRFHEQETRITDLKKENNWKTRLVKISVVAVIMSFLFIGMLIYSKRLKSRVLLQKQQVLKEENARMKMEKALAEEKAVRVKEDLDHKNRALSASVVHSEQMARILFGIKEKLSDTEKLRDPAYVEDIRKIIRHNIHLQEDWQKFKMHFEEVHPSFFSKLALIAPQLSKNELKQCAYIRMNMSNKEVAALLNVSPDSVKMSRYRIKKKLGLPFSTDLGEYIASL comes from the coding sequence GTGAAAAAGCTGTTACAATCAGCGGCAGACAATCTCTATAGTGATTCCGCAAAAACCATCCGGTATTGCAAAGAGGCAATCCACCTGTCTAACCGGCTTCATTATGCCTATGGGGCAATGAGAGGGTATATATACCTGGGCGATGTTTATTATCAGAGCAGCCGATACGGAGACTCGTATGCGGCTTTTATGACGGCGAAAAAAATTGGCGATGCCAGTGCTGATAAACGGGGGTTCTCCTATTTCTATAATGATCTTGGTTTATTTTATAACTCCATACAGGAATACGACAGTGCCCTAAATAGTTTTCATAACAGTTTAGCCTATATACCGGATACAAGTGCAAAGGGGCTTTCTGAGGCGTTTTTAAATATTGGGGTTACCTATGGCGGCGCGGGTGACATTGGAAGAGCGGCTACCTATCTGAATAAGGCACTGCAGATTGCGCAGGAAAAGCACATGGATCAGAACCTTGCCTTTATTTATATGAACCTGGGCAATGCATATGCAGATGCCCGCCACCCCCAGCTGCAAAGGGCTACAGATTATTTTAAACAGGCGCTGACTGCTGCCGGTAAAACAGGAAACACCTATGTTCAGTCCATTGCTTATGCTTCCCTTGGAGATATCTGTAACCGGCAGGGACAGTTTGACCAGGCGCTGGCCTATTCAAGGCAGGCTATGGATATTACGCGGAAAGCAGGTTTTGCGTCTTTGCAAATGTACAGTCAGTTCGGGTATTGTGAAATACTGACAAAAATGCATCGCTTTGAAGCAAGTGATAGTGCTTTAAAAAATATTGCAAAAACGTTTTACCTGACGCTGAACGACCGGAAACAATATTTAAAATCATATATAGACCTGTACAAAGAATGGGGGAACTATAAAAAAGCACTGGAGCTGTCGGACCAGTTAAAAAAAGTGACCGACTCTATTGCAGAAATGACCAATAAGAGAAATATGGATATCCTGGATGCCCGTTTCCGCTTTCACGAACAGGAAACCCGTATTACTGATTTAAAAAAAGAGAACAACTGGAAAACCCGGCTTGTAAAAATATCCGTTGTGGCAGTCATCATGAGCTTTTTGTTCATCGGTATGCTGATCTATTCAAAAAGACTCAAATCAAGAGTGCTTCTCCAGAAACAACAGGTGCTTAAAGAGGAGAATGCACGCATGAAGATGGAAAAGGCTCTGGCAGAAGAAAAAGCCGTTCGTGTAAAAGAAGACCTGGATCATAAAAACCGGGCGTTATCGGCAAGCGTTGTGCATAGCGAACAAATGGCGCGCATCCTTTTTGGTATTAAAGAGAAGTTATCGGATACCGAAAAACTGAGGGATCCGGCATATGTAGAAGATATACGCAAAATCATTCGGCATAATATTCATTTGCAGGAAGACTGGCAAAAATTTAAAATGCATTTTGAGGAAGTGCATCCATCCTTCTTTAGTAAGCTGGCGCTCATAGCTCCCCAGCTTTCAAAAAATGAACTGAAGCAATGCGCCTATATACGTATGAATATGTCCAATAAAGAGGTCGCCGCCCTGCTAAATGTATCCCCTGACAGCGTTAAAATGAGCCGTTACCGGATCAAAAAGAAACTCGGTCTTCCTTTCAGTACCGATTTAGGAGAATATATTGCTTCCTTATGA